The genomic segment AGGCATTGGCATAATTGTGATACTTGTTGGCTTCCAATTCCCTTCCTCCTTCAGTTACCCTGCTGCTGACGAAATGTAGCAACACTTGAATGTAGAGAATATGAGAAATGGAGGAATAGACAGACTGACAAAGACAGAGGTAAATACCTGTAAATTGGAGCCCCACTGAGCTTTGCCCTCCAGCAGGGCGTCCAGGACTCCGCGGCTGGGCTCCCCGCTGCCTGGGTCGTTCCCACTCACCACGTAGTACGCAGCTCGCACTCTCTTGAAGAATTCCTGGTCCACGTTCTTGGCACTGCAGTGGTTGGGCACATATGCCAGGTCGACGTAGACTGGTGGTCCAGGGGGGACGGCTGAGCTAGTTTTCTGGGAGTTGTTACCTGGCAGTGAACAAGGATTAGCAGCATTAGAGGGTAATAACAgtacttaaaatgtaataaaattgtACTGCAGTAGCAAAGAACACCATGTATCATTGCACCTTTTATATGTCTGTGCTGCAGATCCATCATTCTAATGGGCTCCTGCTTCCTTTTCAAGTTATACTTGTTATGCTGTTTGGTCCGAACCTGACATTATCATGTGCAGACTTGTGACAGTTGCAAATAGACAGGCAATGTTCAAAATAAGCTGTTAACATGATTGCATCAACTCCCAAAAATAATCCTAATTactgaaacaaataaagaaatttaGAAATATGGTAATCTGTCAACCAGTTCTCATGTGCACACAATTTTATCAACCAAACAGCACATTGTACAACTTTCCTAAAGGATATCTACTAATGTGAGTATAATACTTTATATGTAGTGTAGTtaggtgtgttttatttaagaGCTTAATCACATTTATATAATTGGAGTGAATTCACAAATACTACATAGTTGTTTGGCTGGAATTCAATTGGATCTATAGGTCTTAACATCTACTTCTgacttcatttttattattaaaaagatcCAATATCAAGTATTTTATCGGTATTTCAAATATGTCTGGCTCTGGAAATAAAAATCCTTTATTATATTATGCTTGATCTGCCAGTGATGATATCTTTTGAGGATATATcatctgaatgtttttttcttctttacagaTAATTTTTGTAAATTGATTATGAAAGTGCAATCAACTTTGCTTTCACTGTGTTGTGTGCACAGTACTCAATGTGCACAGTTCTTAAACAGTTAAGGCTCCATTTTCTTTAATTGTGGAGGCTTGTGTGTCCTAATCATGTGTCATAATCAATCATGGGCTCTGTCTTTTACAGTTTCACCTACTGGCAAATCAAATGATTTAATCTGGTGTGAAGACAGTTTGAATCAGCCCAGTAATTATTTTGAAGGTAAATTCATGTTATGTTGCAGGATGTGAAGATGTTAACACACCTGAACTGCtcttgacaccattgaccaagCCTTTCCCCGGATTGAGGATCTCACTCCTGGAGCCTTGGGTCTCAGACATCTTGATCAGCCTGGAgcttctctctgtgtccttCCTCCTGAGGGAGGCTGATCGAGGTGAGGCGGAGTCCTTGGAAGTCTGCTTCACTGGAGTAGAGGACCTCTTCCTGACTTCACCCTTACGAGCGGGGGAGGCTGACTTGGGTTTGCCCTTTTTGAGGCCCTTGGTGGTCTTGTGCTCCTTCTTAagaagtttctctgtgctgctgtggtcATTGAGAAGAGCCTCTGGATCTACCATGCACACATCTGGTTGGGGAGGGTGGGGATGAGGGTCCTTCATTGGGGTCGGGGGAGGATCATGAGTCCTCTGAGCTGACCTTGGTGATGGAGGATGGTGACCCCCCCCAGCTCCAGATGCAGATAATTTGTCCACCGGCAGATGTTCAGCGTCTTCGTCTGAGTCCAGATTTCCTTCAGCTGTTATGGACGGACACTCCTCGGTTTCTGGAGGGACGTCAGAATCAGACTGTGAAGGCAACGAGTCGCTCACTGATGTCGGAGGTGTTTCCTCTCCAGCCAACGTCACAGCCAAACCGGATGACGTGGCGCCAGGTAGCTGGGGTGGCCCCTGTCCAGCGTCTCCATGGTAACTCTGAGCATGGTGGTGCCTCTGCTTGTGCGACCTCCTTTTCACAGAATGTTGCTCCTGATCATCCTCATCCCCTTCTTCGGAGTGGTCACTGCGGCCGTCCTCCTCGCCCTCGTCACTGGAGAGCTGATGAGGGCTGGGGTTGATGAACGATGGAGAAAGTTCTCCTTTACGGTGTTTATATTCGCAGGAGGAGTAGCCTGCAtgggaggcagaggaggaggtggctCCTGTGTTCAAGTCAGAGGGACGATCAGCCTTTACGGCTCCTTTGCTAGATGTTTCTGTGTGATAGGTATCTTTTGAGGTGGACATAGGGGTACTGTGGACACTGGCCATCCATTCCATTGCTTCCATtgcttcctcatcctcctcctcatcatcgcCAAAACCTGGAGGAGGGGCACTTGGACAGTCTTCAGGCCTCTGTAGTAGCTCCCAATCAGATATACTGCTCTTTCTCCTGACCTCTAATCTCTCTGGTGGCTTCTCCAACAAGCTTTTCTCCTCTactctttctgcctctccttTCTTACCATCTTCTGCTTTTTCACATATCTTTTGATCAGCGGTTGccttcttctcctctgtgctgTCTTTGCATGTCTTATCCTCcagtttcttttcctctgtttccaCTTTAGCAGTCtctgtcttttcatctttttcttttgtttctttttctgacaCCTTTGCATCTTCCTTCAAAGGTGCAATTGCTCCAtttgtcttttcctcttttacCTCCAGTTTTTTATCCTTTTTCTCTTTATCCTCCTCTGTTTTGGACATGTCTGTTGTGGCACAGGTGGTTTTGCTAGCTCCACTATCACTTAGTGGAGTAACTGTGGCTGTCTGTTGTGTTGTTTCCATCACCACATCAGGTTTAGATATAACAGTAGTAGAGGTGATGGTGACTGTCTCTGTGGAGTGTATGGTACTTTGTATGGTACTTTCTACTACATATGACTCAGTTATCGATGAAATAGTCTCTTTTTGCTCAGCCACTTCGATTTTTTGACATTCAATACGACATGGTAGGGTGCTGTCTTCCATTTCAAGTGTATCAGGCTCCTCATCTTCCACTGACCCTTCGGACACCCTGTCAGAGAAGTCAGCCCTTTGGAGGGGAGAGACATCAAAGCAAGCCTCTGATGTGGATAAAATCTCTGACACTATTACTGATTCGGTACTTTGTAGAGATGGTGCTGCGGAGGATGTTGTCATCTTAGTTTCTAGCGTATAGAAACTATCAGTGCTTGACTTTGTATCCGTTGCAGGCTTTGCAGAACCACTTGGATCCTCAGTCTGTTTGGCAGTGGTAGACGAGACTGGAGAAGATGGTTGAGTCTCACCAATCTGGCTGGGTAAAGACACTTTTGTTGTAGGTTTCGTCGAAACCTCCATGTACTCATCTCTCTGAAACCCCCCAAAGCAGGAACTTGTAGACTCTGTCGTGAACGATGGCTCCTCTTTGGCTAGAGTTACTTCAGAGTCTCCAAACTGATGGCTCAAAGGGGCAGGAGTTGAGGCTGAGGACGAGTAACTGTACGATGTGGATGAGTATGTTGCAGTTGAGTATTTTAAGGTGGTGTATGTGCAAGCTGATGAGGTAGTTTCCTCTTGTTTTGCGGTGATATCTGGGGTCTGCCTCTCATCTAGACTTTCTTCTTGGATGTCTCTTTGGCTGTAATATTTATCATCGCTTAGCTTGGATAGCTGGGTTTCTTTCTTATCCTCCTTCAATCCTACTTGACTCTCCTCATTGTAAAAATGCTCAGAATAACCTCCAGATCTGCTCTGTCCGATATCGGCATAGCTACCCCTTAGTGGAGGGGAAGAACTAGACGTAGTCTTGGACATGGACTCTGAATGGTCAGGTGGCAAAGAGCTGCCTGTCAAGCTACTTGTGGATGTTGGTTGACTAGTTTCCATTTTCGAAAAGCTTGGCGATACTTTGTCGTCAACTCCTTTCTTTGACTCTAGTACTTCAGAGGAAGTAACATTCTCTACTGAGGACAACCTTCTTTTTGTGGTTGGTTCAGGAGACAAATgctttttgtctgtgtcttctgctttctttgtttcttgAAGTTTTGGGGCATCTGATGTAGTAAAACAGTTTTCGTCCACTTTGTGAGCACCTGGGTCTGGTGACGGAGTTGTTTTAGCTACATCTTCACTTCTTGTCTCAGGAAGCTTGGATGTGGCTGTGTCACGAGTATCATCTTCTTTGAGTGGTTTTGTTTCAGGAGATGGTGGTTTTTTACTCACGTcctgcttgtctgtctctgtgactTTGGAAGCTGAGGTGTCATCAGGTATTGGTTTATAGACTGTTTCCTCTTTAAGACAGCTTGATTCAGGCAACTGAGACTTTTTATTTGAGTCCTGTACCTCTGCTAACATAGCACTATCATCAGAGCTACGTCTGcacatttctttttcagacTGTTCTCTGGCACCCTTTTCCATATCTACATCACttaactcctcctcctcttcttcctcctcttcttcatcttcatcttcatcatcatcaacattgAAATCTTCCCCCTCTACAAGTAACCTTTTATCTATCAGACTCTCTTTTCCTTCAGGAAAGTCTACGGATTTACAAGTGGCAGAGCTGCTAATTTCACTATTGTCAGATGCCAAAACATTATCATCTATTTCATGTCCTAAAAATGTGGCAGCAGGTGAAGTCTGCGAATCACTTGAGGTTTCTTTCTCTAAAGGTGATGCTTGTTGaggtaaaatgtctttttctgcAGGTGAATGCCGACCAGATGGAGATCCCTCTCTTTCATGATCAGAGAACTCCATTTTGTCTTTGAGTGACTCAGCagatttttctttgtctttttctgttatcTTTTCTGTGAATTCTCCAAAAGCTACGGGAGTAGCTGAGACTTGGGTACCGAGATCCGATAGGCTCCATGACGGAGAGGGTATTTCTTGTCTTAATGATACACCTGCTGATTGAACAGCAGCACTGGTAGAAACCACACTCGCATCACTTTCTCCTGTTGCCCCTGTTTGAAAAGTTGCTGCAGCACCTTCCATCAtatcctctttctctttctctgatttCTCAGGTTTGTCCTCTTTGGAACTGAAAGAATAAGACTCAGCAGCCTGGGACATTTTGTTATCTCCCATGTCAATGGATGAAAAACTCTGGTCAACATAAGGTGTATCtggtctttcttctctctccctctcttcctcttggcctttctctctgtcttcatatTTAGGCGAGGCACTCTGAACGTGGTGGCTGCTTCTTTCACTCTCTGTGAGGGACACCGGGCTGTAGTCGACTCTGCTAAAGGACAGAGGCTCTTCTTTGTACTGATCATCCAGGAGGAACATGGCTCCTCCAGTCTGGCTTGTTCTTCTGTTATCATCAATACCCATATCAGAGGTGTGATCAAAACCTAAAGAAACCTCACTTTCTTCTCGAGAGTCCGAGTCATGATCCTTTGGAATGGGCTTTTCATATGGATCGTACTTGGACGCACCAAAGGTTTGCTTTTCATCTCCAGGGCTTCCACTGACCGTTTCCTTCTCTGAGGTCATTTTATCAACACTCTCCATTTTTGCAGTGTCTGATTTTACACCTTCAGTGTGGCTGGCCTCTTTGTCCAACATGAAATATGAACAAGGCTGTGTTAATCCTGGAGAagccacctctctctctccttccatctccctctctgcttcctTTCCTGGTTTCTCATCcagttttgtcttttctgtagCACTGACTCTTGAGCTTGTCTGAGATGGTATCTGTTTCTCTTGTTGTGGTGATTCCTCCACATTGGACTGGCTCTCAGTGCTCGAAAGCGTACAGCTCCTTGGTTGACTGTCACTGCTTGATACTGTTGACAAAACAGGCTTTTTCCCAGTTGAGTCTGACATTGGTTCTGCTTTAGCTGCTGGGATATCAAAAGCTGTTTCTTGTTTAGGAATAGAGGTCATCTCCTCCTTTGATGTGACAATATCAAAGGAGGGCTCTGGCTTGGCAAGTGGTGCAGGTGTGGTTTCTATTTTCACAACATCTTTGCCTGCTTCAGGTGAAAGTCTGGATTCTTCTTTGCCAAACTCTTTGATGTCTTCATCAATAGAGGGCTCCTGCATTGTAAGTGTTGGTATGATCACTGTGGTCTGTTCTGATATTGGCGGTTTAGTTTGGTCACTTGTCTGTGGAGTTTGGGATGAGGGTAGACCTGCAGAGGAGATATCATGTTCTGATTTTCTTGGCTCCACTGACAAAGGTCTGGAGCCTGCTCCTCCCATACaaatgtcctcctcctcttcatcttccctGTCTTCATCGGAGGACTGAACCACAAATGCAGGTTTGTAATCTGACTTGGATCCCATTGCTGCTTCTCCTAATACTGTCTGTGCAGGTTGTTTAATGGCTTTGTCCAGGTCTTTCTCTTGTAACTCCTCGCTCTCCCATTTCTCCTCTTTGGTGTGGTCTGCATCAGAGGGGTCATACTTTTCTTTCTCAGTTATCTCATCTGTCTTCTTGTCAGCAACATCCTTTTCTTTAATCATCTTTTCATCCTcttctggttttgttttttcatctttgaTGTCTTCAGTCCCATAGGTGTattctttttcttgttctttttccattttctgttctTTGCTCAGTTCAGCAACATGTGcatcatctttttctttctccattttctcttcttGACTAATAATGACCTTTGCTTCTTTATCTTGATCTTTTTTCTCCTGGATGTGGCTGGGAGACACACAAATGTTATCTTTAACTGGTGTCAAGTCTTCACTTGATGTAGTTACAGAAGTGTCTTGCTGCATTTCTACTGATGTAGCGCCAAatgtttccttctctttctgagTTCCAGTAAGCTTATCAGAGGTTTCTTTTTGTATATGCTTATCACTAACGTCACAAATATCATCCTTTTTAGTTTTCTCCTCTTCCAAGGTCTGAGACACATCTACTTCTTTTTTACCATCTGTCTTAGATTCAGACTCAAAAGAATAATcatctttcccttttttctcatctttgGCGCTGATTGTTGGAGTGtacatctctttctctgtctcctgtttGATGGATTCAGGTTCACGACTGCCCTGTTTGACTACATCTTTCATTTCCTCCTCGATGGTTTCAACTTTAGATGAGTCTTTCTCTTTCGTGTCCTTGGGTTGCTCAACACTGGAGTCAGTTTCTTTATCCTTAATTTCTTCCAAAATCGGTTTGTGGTCAGAGATATCGCCCTTCTGCTCTTCTGTCTCCtgcattttggtttgtttgtcataaatgtcacttttttccACCTCTATGTCATCCTTCATAGTTTTGACAGAAGTATCATCTATGTCATTTTCCTTCTGCTCCTTCATGGTTACAAAATCAGAaatttcactcttttctttctgtttttctatttcttcCTCTTTGACCTTAATTTCTTTATCATAAATTTTGTCCTTTGGGATTTCTTTTGCCTCCTCGATGAGTTTTATGTCAGATGTAACATCTTTCAACTCTACCTTCTTTTCCTCATCTGCGAGGGATTTTACACCAGCAGTGTCTTTGCTTTCCTCCTCCTTGGTAAGTTTGATAGCAGAAATGTCATCCTTAATTGtcactgtttctttttcatcCTTGATGGGTGTGATAGCAACACTATGATCCTGAATTGacacttcttcctcctctgatggTTTCACAGTGAAAGTTTCCTCCTTATCTATAGCTTTCTCCTGCTCTTCTAGCGATTTGACAGCACAAATATCTTTACtgatttctttctccttttcgtCTTGCATGGTGAGTTTAGCAACAGAAATGTCATCCTTTGTGCTTGTTTCGTCCTTGGATGCTTTGACAGCAGAAATATCTTTGCTCATCATTACattctcttcctccatcttggCGGGTTTAACAGCAGAAGTGACATCTTcatctttatttgtttcttgCCCCTTTTCTTCCTCCATGACTGGTTTGGCAGAAAGTGTCTCTTTTGCTTCTACCTTGGTTGATGTGGCAGAGAAATCATCATCTTTACATACTATTACATGCTCTTCCTCCATCTTGGTAAGTTTGATGACAGCAGTATCATCTTCACTTTCCTCTTGTTCCTTTTCTTCTCCAACTGTTGGTTTAACAGCAGAAGTATCTTCTTTACTTGGCAGTTtatctttttcctcttccttgGTAAGTTTTATAGCAGCAGTATCATCTTTGCTTATGTCTTCTTTCTTGTCTTCTTCTATAGTAGATTTGAAAACATAAGCATCCTCCTTGCTTGTTGTCATATCCTTTTCCTGCTCCTTTGAGAGTTTGGTGTCAGAACTATTATCTTTAcaagtctctttctctttttcttgctCTGTGGTTGGCTTGGCAGCAAGAATCTCATCTTTATTCACTGTTTCATCCTTTTCCTCTACCTTGGTGAAGCTAATGGTTGAGATAGCATCTTTACAAATCTCTTGCCCCTTTTCTTCTTTGATGGTAACAGCAGACGTATCACCTTTACTAATAACTTCTTCTTTGGTGAGTTTAGCAACAGTGTCACccatctctttttccttttctctctgctcatCTGTAAAGGGCTTGGTAGGGCTTGCATCCATCTTTtccatctctttttcctctttcttatcTTCCATCACTTTATCAGATGTTTCtatctcctttttcttctcatctttaGTAGGCTCAATAATGGGCATATCGTCCTTCTTtgcctctttctccatctcGTCTTTAACAGGCTTGATATCTGTGGCGTGGACCTTTTCAATCTCTTTCTTTTCAGTCTTTATAGAGCTGACATCAAAAGTATCacccttttctgtctctttcttctcctcctctttcaaaATCTTACTATCAAATACATCGTCCATTTTAACCTCTGTCTTCTTTACCTCACCTTTGGTTTTGAGGTCAAAATCATCatctttttttgtatctttctgcttctgctcatgtttgatttgttttgcctCAGAAACAACATCTACAATTTCCATCTGAT from the Siniperca chuatsi isolate FFG_IHB_CAS linkage group LG4, ASM2008510v1, whole genome shotgun sequence genome contains:
- the map1ab gene encoding microtubule-associated protein 1B, whose protein sequence is MAMESASASAPGVVAMEIPVRGALPVVEEDEGYSAPQPGSEERLRYRREGVRRRRGVPFNRGGYYMLIVIGEIGTEHQLDTARAQIERGLRSWDVDLKCCDLDQQLQLFITRHSAHFSSEVRGQRTLHHRSDVLETVVLVNPSEDTVVSEIQSLVTDSAGHKLLVLSGQSSDHSGLLLQTGVFTYQTFSRVFADPGVSELLGTTAPKQQATLTVSCRGEVGWSSLGQQQTLREFLEYKLNPEPVLPKMEGVTEFTEYISETVDVPSPFDLLEPPTSGGFLKLSKPCCYIFPGGRGDSALFAVNGFNILVDGGSERKSCFWKLVRHLDRIDSILLTHIGADNLPGINGLLQRKIAEQEEEQSQGSTNYSDWMKNLISPELGVVFFNVPEKLRMPESNLKVKRSIEEASLTLQYLNKLGIKPEPLFRVVSNTIEPITLFHKMGVGRLDMYILNPVKDSKEMQFLMQKWAGNSKAKTGIVLPNGKEGEISVPYLTSVTALVVWLPANPAEKIVRVLFPGNAPQNKILEGLEKLKHLDFLRYPVATQKDIASGAPPSVIKQTKLKQRTDSKESLKSSPKTTAKASKKETEGQDDVSAATEAKSDSVKENISEKKEEKKPTKTIKSKTDVPEKKKLLKEKSLKKHPKERVSKMDEKKDKEKKEIKKVKKDDSAKKDEKKDVKSKEDKRKDASKPELRKMTKPDLKPLTPEVRKTLHKAKVSNKAKTGKIKTAKAEPAQPKPEEPKPETAHSEPIQNGAVEGTSAPSTPEDLTKDYEELKKAEVVAVSAEPPDSNEVSLELTAQNLTQEKQEAQETISEIPPGTKSPEKEISAPEVKAEVEDKDKQPTQEREIEDAQKFEDEGAATQDEEEEEEEEEAPAAEKKTEEEDEEDMGIGEEEDEAKDDGLDRKHEIEEMEKSDNLSAKDVTKEGLQMTPSKEEEEEEAVEKAELEEVEDLDVIADEEIKVKPEDAVEEQMFTESKTTEILTAAEEEEEEEEEGYLSHVGGATAPITSVAQGAAAAEPISYIQDETIPGYSETEQTISDEEIHEEAEERIPHLQYDVGAYDISVPDQTGSFVNIHGMREMQAAAMTEKSFIPGVQEQVSVFTNIITAPLAEEEHVSSATSITEYDKMSSFPTSIAEDQSVASAAAPQAEEPPKTPVPLSTPPDSTQGKEQPLSAGTLSPPSLEDDKPSKSPSDDLQLPVAEVKTGATAPDGHNEEEEEEEEEDQTPNVDISLEKLQESYASSQLLQGQEKDIEKLAGSVSPVSTSIQDTKPVHLPVEEENIDAVAHKDISSVVPTRPFGSDSVTSESEERCFSPDDITVKMASPPQSGPTSAAHSPLRQSPVEDKMKVFPDLELQKQEELLDVVTANEDKTKKKAEADQHEVEVSTSLNKSFEKDIKEVSEKDEGKQAETIPVVAASLTEVQPHVLGRDSLISSGQHDEEVDKGLKEKEPKVPVPRTFPEKENRFQDDDDNKKDDDDHHDDKSAVKTVKAEQNKQKDDTADVIQIKDEQKQKSVIQEDISAIKSITDEKAEKQAIKDDTSDIKPIKEEQIAKDIVTVDRAIKDEQQEPENQMEIVDVVSEAKQIKHEQKQKDTKKDDDFDLKTKGEVKKTEVKMDDVFDSKILKEEEKKETEKGDTFDVSSIKTEKKEIEKVHATDIKPVKDEMEKEAKKDDMPIIEPTKDEKKKEIETSDKVMEDKKEEKEMEKMDASPTKPFTDEQREKEKEMGDTVAKLTKEEVISKGDTSAVTIKEEKGQEICKDAISTISFTKVEEKDETVNKDEILAAKPTTEQEKEKETCKDNSSDTKLSKEQEKDMTTSKEDAYVFKSTIEEDKKEDISKDDTAAIKLTKEEEKDKLPSKEDTSAVKPTVGEEKEQEESEDDTAVIKLTKMEEEHVIVCKDDDFSATSTKVEAKETLSAKPVMEEEKGQETNKDEDVTSAVKPAKMEEENVMMSKDISAVKASKDETSTKDDISVAKLTMQDEKEKEISKDICAVKSLEEQEKAIDKEETFTVKPSEEEEVSIQDHSVAITPIKDEKETVTIKDDISAIKLTKEEESKDTAGVKSLADEEKKVELKDVTSDIKLIEEAKEIPKDKIYDKEIKVKEEEIEKQKEKSEISDFVTMKEQKENDIDDTSVKTMKDDIEVEKSDIYDKQTKMQETEEQKGDISDHKPILEEIKDKETDSSVEQPKDTKEKDSSKVETIEEEMKDVVKQGSREPESIKQETEKEMYTPTISAKDEKKGKDDYSFESESKTDGKKEVDVSQTLEEEKTKKDDICDVSDKHIQKETSDKLTGTQKEKETFGATSVEMQQDTSVTTSSEDLTPVKDNICVSPSHIQEKKDQDKEAKVIISQEEKMEKEKDDAHVAELSKEQKMEKEQEKEYTYGTEDIKDEKTKPEEDEKMIKEKDVADKKTDEITEKEKYDPSDADHTKEEKWESEELQEKDLDKAIKQPAQTVLGEAAMGSKSDYKPAFVVQSSDEDREDEEEEDICMGGAGSRPLSVEPRKSEHDISSAGLPSSQTPQTSDQTKPPISEQTTVIIPTLTMQEPSIDEDIKEFGKEESRLSPEAGKDVVKIETTPAPLAKPEPSFDIVTSKEEMTSIPKQETAFDIPAAKAEPMSDSTGKKPVLSTVSSSDSQPRSCTLSSTESQSNVEESPQQEKQIPSQTSSRVSATEKTKLDEKPGKEAEREMEGEREVASPGLTQPCSYFMLDKEASHTEGVKSDTAKMESVDKMTSEKETVSGSPGDEKQTFGASKYDPYEKPIPKDHDSDSREESEVSLGFDHTSDMGIDDNRRTSQTGGAMFLLDDQYKEEPLSFSRVDYSPVSLTESERSSHHVQSASPKYEDREKGQEEEREREERPDTPYVDQSFSSIDMGDNKMSQAAESYSFSSKEDKPEKSEKEKEDMMEGAAATFQTGATGESDASVVSTSAAVQSAGVSLRQEIPSPSWSLSDLGTQVSATPVAFGEFTEKITEKDKEKSAESLKDKMEFSDHEREGSPSGRHSPAEKDILPQQASPLEKETSSDSQTSPAATFLGHEIDDNVLASDNSEISSSATCKSVDFPEGKESLIDKRLLVEGEDFNVDDDEDEDEEEEEEEEEELSDVDMEKGAREQSEKEMCRRSSDDSAMLAEVQDSNKKSQLPESSCLKEETVYKPIPDDTSASKVTETDKQDVSKKPPSPETKPLKEDDTRDTATSKLPETRSEDVAKTTPSPDPGAHKVDENCFTTSDAPKLQETKKAEDTDKKHLSPEPTTKRRLSSVENVTSSEVLESKKGVDDKVSPSFSKMETSQPTSTSSLTGSSLPPDHSESMSKTTSSSSPPLRGSYADIGQSRSGGYSEHFYNEESQVGLKEDKKETQLSKLSDDKYYSQRDIQEESLDERQTPDITAKQEETTSSACTYTTLKYSTATYSSTSYSYSSSASTPAPLSHQFGDSEVTLAKEEPSFTTESTSSCFGGFQRDEYMEVSTKPTTKVSLPSQIGETQPSSPVSSTTAKQTEDPSGSAKPATDTKSSTDSFYTLETKMTTSSAAPSLQSTESVIVSEILSTSEACFDVSPLQRADFSDRVSEGSVEDEEPDTLEMEDSTLPCRIECQKIEVAEQKETISSITESYVVESTIQSTIHSTETVTITSTTVISKPDVVMETTQQTATVTPLSDSGASKTTCATTDMSKTEEDKEKKDKKLEVKEEKTNGAIAPLKEDAKVSEKETKEKDEKTETAKVETEEKKLEDKTCKDSTEEKKATADQKICEKAEDGKKGEAERVEEKSLLEKPPERLEVRRKSSISDWELLQRPEDCPSAPPPGFGDDEEEDEEAMEAMEWMASVHSTPMSTSKDTYHTETSSKGAVKADRPSDLNTGATSSSASHAGYSSCEYKHRKGELSPSFINPSPHQLSSDEGEEDGRSDHSEEGDEDDQEQHSVKRRSHKQRHHHAQSYHGDAGQGPPQLPGATSSGLAVTLAGEETPPTSVSDSLPSQSDSDVPPETEECPSITAEGNLDSDEDAEHLPVDKLSASGAGGGHHPPSPRSAQRTHDPPPTPMKDPHPHPPQPDVCMVDPEALLNDHSSTEKLLKKEHKTTKGLKKGKPKSASPARKGEVRKRSSTPVKQTSKDSASPRSASLRRKDTERSSRLIKMSETQGSRSEILNPGKGLVNGVKSSSGNNSQKTSSAVPPGPPVYVDLAYVPNHCSAKNVDQEFFKRVRAAYYVVSGNDPGSGEPSRGVLDALLEGKAQWGSNLQVTLIPTHDTEVTRDWYQQTHEKQQDLNIMVLASSSTVVMQDESFPACKIEF